A section of the Lepus europaeus isolate LE1 chromosome 19, mLepTim1.pri, whole genome shotgun sequence genome encodes:
- the LOC133748567 gene encoding zinc finger protein 418-like: MAETERRVLAQQGTVTFEDVAVNFSQEEWGLLNEGQRQLYRDVMLENLALLSSLGCWCGVENEAPSKQSLSILKMSDIWTPKTGVCPRKAHGYETCFPISEDILCLSEHWGTHHTQKLDSCDTHGKKVSDSVKLHQHQDQHIGEKLNGSSIGGVSHVKSCKFHVSGKPFIFNGIENDFLVRLGFFQHEAAPVEKTSTSKIQCGPPFLGGEPPNNWGESAETFSSQQTLVLDQRLLTREPCYIYSECGSVFNGNGSFSNHQTIHSGERPYECRECGKFFTYRCNLLAHLRVHTGERPYECGVCGKSFSLKSNLIRHQRVYSGESSYECSDCGKLFSYKYNLIEHQRVHTGERPYECSECGKSFRQRSTLCQHKRLHSGQKPYECTDCGKCFVENSSLIKHRRIHTGERLYECSECGKSFAENSSLIKHRRVHTGERPYECVECGKLFRHKSHLVVHQRFHTGERPYVCGECGKSFSKQYNLIRHQQIHTGQNSYECRECGKLFSYKYNLIEHQRIHTGERPYQCNECGKSFRQSSSLLQHRRLHIGQKH, from the exons ATGGCGGAGACCGAGCGGAGAGTCCTGGCTCAG CAGGGCACTGTGACCTTTGAAGATGTGGCTGTGAACTTTTCCCAGGAAGAATGGGGTCTCCTTAATGAGGGTCAAAGACAGCTGTACCgtgatgtgatgctggagaaccTGGCACTTCTGTCCTCCTTGG GTTGTTGGTGTGGAGTGGAAAATGAGGCACCTTCTAAGCAGAGTCTTTCCATACTAAAAATGTCTGACATCTGGACTCCTAAGACAGgtgtgtgtcccaggaaggccCATGGCTATGAAACCTGTTTCCCCATCTCAGAAGACATTTTGTGCCTGAGTGAGCACTGGggaacacaccacacacagaaacTGGACAGTTGTGACACTCATGGAAAAAAGGTGTCTGACAGTGTTAAACTTCATCAGCACCAGGATCAGCATATTGGAGAGAAACTCAATGGAAGCAGCATAGGCGGAGTCTCACATGTGAAGAGCTGTAAGTTCCATGTTTCGGGGAAACCGTTTATCTTCAACGGTATTGAGAATGACTTCCTGGTCAGACTCGGATTCTTTCAGCACGAGGCTGCTCCTGTTGAGAAGACATCAACCAGCAAAATCCAGTGTGGGCCACCCTTTCTTGGGGGAGAACCTCCTAACAACTGGGGAGAATCTGCGGAGACCTTCAGCTCCCAACAGACGCTTGTTTTGGACCAGAGGCTGCTTACTAGAGAACCATGTTATATTTACAGTGAATGTGGCAGCGTTTTTAATGGAAATGGTAGCTTCAGTAACCATCAGACCATTCATTCTGGAGAAAGACCATATGAGTGTCGGGAATGTGGGAAATTTTTTACCTACAGGTGTAATCTCTTAGCCCACTTGAGAGTTCATACAGGAGAAAGACCATATGAATGTGGGGTATGTGGGAAATCATTTAGCTTAAAGTCTAACCTGATTCGACATCAGCGAGTTTATAGTGGAGAGAGTTCATATGAATGTAGTGACTGTGGAAAGCTGTTTAGCTACAAGTATAACTTGATTGAACACCAGAGAGTTCACACTGGTGAAAGGCCATATGAATGTAGTGAGTGTGGGAAATCATTTCGCCAGCGCTCTACACTCTGTCAACATAAGAGACTCCACTCGGGACAAAAGCCTTATGAGTGTACTGACTGTGGGAAGTGTTTTGTGGAAAACTCCAGCCTCATTAAACACAGAAGAATCCACACTGGAGAAAGGCTGTATGAGTGCAGTGAATGTGGAAAATCCTTTGCTGAAAACTCCAGCCTCATTAAACATAGGAGAGTTCACACTGGAGAGAGGCCTTATGAATGTGTAGAATGTGGAAAGTTATTTAGGCACAAGTCTCACCTGGTTGTACACCAGAGATTTCACACTGGAGAAAGGCCTTATGTATGTGGAGAATGTGGTAAATCCTTTAGCAAACAGTACAACCTCATTCGACATCAGCAGATTCACACTGGACAAAATTCATATGAATGCAGGGAATGTGGAAAACTATTTAGCTACAAGTACAACCTCATtgaacaccagagaattcacacaggagaaagGCCATATCAGTGCAATGAATGTGGGAAATCATTTCGTCAAAGCTCTTCACTCCTCCAACACCGGagacttcacattggacaaaagCATTAG